A single window of Ptychodera flava strain L36383 chromosome 3 unlocalized genomic scaffold, AS_Pfla_20210202 Scaffold_25__1_contigs__length_14229661_pilon, whole genome shotgun sequence DNA harbors:
- the LOC139125145 gene encoding neurotrimin-like: MVVRAKPPIEGSGPTWSTTVEGADVGDSSSLNLPAVLRSQAGDYVCSAENVFFDGSTGKSEETVTLEVQYPPVLSLPQNYTFKVGDAVSINCSEKVTEANPPVSEFTWKRHNDVSQTGEVLTIDAIAREDHGRFSCEAKSVFYDGTEDKAESNTEFVVQYPAPSTVKWIKLPGTDAVSETETLTLTDVTLDDAGEYRCEASNTFYDGEVATNDESNGISQVVVQYISNSTLDGPTVPVREGDKNISLKCSVESEPKPSSYKWEFVNKAGEMTVLTETSMMLDRGVASGKHAGNYTCTATNTFYDGSRGRSLATINVSIIYAPRITNKDEHMIVVEVGATAKLTCKVEAVPNPNFSWFNATGAKIENNDSKYTIVQQSEDGVFINTLTISDVVLADISNYICYVVNDIGRDLFTVQLYLQKNKLRR, from the exons ATGGTTGTACGTGCCAAACCACCTATAGAGGGCAGTGGTCCCACCTGGAGTACAACCGTAGAGGGCGCTGACGTCGGTGACAGCTCCTCACTAAACTTGCCTGCAGTGCTGAGAAGTCAGGCTGGTGACTATGTCTGCTCTGCTGAGAATGTGTTCTTTGATGGAAGTACTGGAAAATCAGAAGAAACTGTGACGCTGGAAGTACAAT ATCCGCCTGTTCTTTCATTGCCTCAAAACTACACTTTCAAAGTCGGTGATGCTGTGTCCATCAACTGCAGTGAGAAAGTCACTGAAGCCAATCCACCGGTCTCAGAGTTCACCTGGAAAAGGCATAATGATGTTTCCCAGACGGGAGAAGTCTTGACGATTGACGCAATCGCCAGGGAAGACCACGGAAGGTTTAGTTGTGAGGCAAAAAGTGTCTTCTATGATGGTACTGAAGACAAAGCCGAATCCAACACTGAATTTGTGGTTCAGT ATCCAGCGCCCTCTACGGTCAAGTGGATCAAACTGCCTGGAACAGACGCAGTGTCAGAAACCGAAACACTGACTCTGACTGACGTCACTTTAGATGATGCTGGCGAGTACAGATGTGAGGCCAGCAACACATTTTATGACGGAGAAGTTGCAACTAATGATGAAAGCAATGGTATCTCTCAAGTTGTCGTACAAT ATATATCTAATTCAACCCTCGATGGACCCACAGTCCCTGTCCGCGAAGGCGATAAGAATATCTCATTGAAATGCTCTGTTGAAAGTGAACCCAAACCAAGTTCATATAAATGGGAGTTTGTGAACAAAGCTGGTGAGATGACTGTTCTCACGGAGACATCGATGATGTTGGATCGTGGAGTAGCGTCTGGAAAACATGCTGGAAATTACACCTGTACAGCCACAAACACCTTCTATGATGGTTCAAGAGGGAGAAGTTTAGCTACGATTAATGTATCTATTATTT ATGCACCTAGAATTACGAACAAGGATGAACATATGATTGTTGTAGAGGTAGGAGCCACTGCTAAACTCACTTGCAAAGTTGAAGCCGTACCCAATCCAAACTTCAGCTGGTTCAATGCAACTGGAGCCAAGATTGAGAACAACGATAGCAAATATACCATTGTACAACAGTCTGAAGATGGtgtcttcatcaacacattgaCGATTAGTGATGTCGTTCTGGCAGATATCTCCAACTATATTTGTTATGTTGTAAACGATATCGGACGAGATCTTTTCACCGTGCAATTATACCTACAAA